ggctattttcagccatttttcgggccgtaatcatcccgaaaaatggctgaaaaatcggaagcagaacgcctacaaacatttgcccattaatttcaatggaaaatactgcgttctgttctgacggggcgtttttttacgcctcattttcaaataatggcgcgtaaaaagacactccacaaaaataagtgcatgtcacttcttgagccgtttttcattgactcaatagaaaaacagctccaaaaacggccgtaaaaaacgctatcTCAATATCTGGCATTAGTAGAAGCACatgtttagggcatgttcacacgtggaggaattgctgtggaattccgctacggacagtccgcactggaaatccgcagcagacagtctgtccattggtttccacacctttttagttatcttcatgcagatgttgcggacaactccgctgcggaccataggctgcggtgaggaatttggtgtccgcggcATACACTGGCTATTGCggacttgtggcggaatttctccattgacttcaatggagttgcaaaattgcgcaatgaaatccgcagatgttacgtgtgttgcgttgcggattggttttgcaagcaggatatttcatcattctggctggacctatgtgtttcgaggtctatagccagactgagatggaatgttttaaaagagagcaggatgtactcttcacctgaaaccgcaacgactaatccgcagaaatttactgcacattttaggcaaaggcgcaacggaatctgcaactcagcattgatgcggacagtgtctgcagaatttcgccacgtctggccatgcccttactgaCTCCTGAATAACAGCTTGATAAAAGAGTGTAATATCATCAGGGGGGTTTCTAGGCCTTGCAGCTTGAGGTGGAAAATGAAATGGTGCCTCCATCTCCCCAATCCGGAGATGGGAACGTGAAGGGATTGGCAATCAGTTCATGGGGGATCCTGAGGTAAGAACGTGTCACGTCGCCTCAGGATCCAACAATTATGACATAACATTGTATATTGTACATTATAGTATCAGTCATGGTGaattgaaaaattataatttcctGAAGTGATAGGGTGGACGTATGATATCTTTCACACGGGTACATTACGGATCAgacatattggggcagatttatcaatgtatatctgccattttttttttgtgtatattcATTGAAAACCATAACGCTCGAGTTGCACACCATATTTATAAAGCCCCTACGCCCATTTTCCTGTGTCGGAAAATGTAACTGGTGCTTTACAGCCTCTGTGCGACTTATTTATCAAGCTTTCCTGACCCTTTTCTGATTAGAAAACGACGCACGCTCTGACCTGGCATTGTGTTTCACGTGCGTCAGCTCAGACTAGTGCACTGTACGTATCGCGCTGCggtattgataaatctcccccacagCTACGGCCACCTAAACTGTAAAGTGATTGCAGCAGTGATCCATGAGAAAACAATAATATTAAAGCATTTTTATGCCACGGTCAAAAGCCGTCAGAAAGGCAGGAGACATATTTGTAATATCAGATTTCACTACACTACAACTTGCTGCTCCCTCTTACAAATATCTGCAGTAACTAAAATAGGAATGTGTTACAGCTACCAGTGACAAGTGACAACTGTGATAAGAATAGCTTGTCGGCAGATACTGATTGGTCATAAAGACCTACGCTCCGCCCATCTACAACTGCACAGTCCTTGCATCGCCGAAACAACAGCCCTGCCAGCACACCGCATGGCAGCCGAGTGTTTTGCCagtactgtgacgtcacttccgcgcaCACTTTCATCCTGTGTTTGCCCGACTTCCGCCAGTGCTGCCCGGCGTTCTGCTGGTACAGAGAGGATGACTTCGCTGAGAGCCTTCAACTGCGACGATCTCTTTCGGTTCAACAACATGTGAGATAAGGGGCGGGAGCACACGTGATATTTAGGATATTCTTTCTGTGGGTTCCTTATGTAGTCCTAAGTACAAGTAGGCCTGTAGGACTTTTGTCTAGGAGAAAAGCCTATTAGATTAGTGTGAGCATTATGGATTGTCTAAGATTAGAaatatatggctgctttcttccaaaaatcgTGCCACGGGTTGTATGTGATATTTCAGCTTAGTCCcgttcacttcaatagagctgtCAATGGACATGTCTGGCACTTTCTGGTACCAGCCACATTGTGCTAATCCTGTACAATCGCTTTAAAGAGCATCTGTCAGGAAACCAACCCTTTAAGGAACATATAGGGTACCCCGTATGAATGAGTCTATAGGgcaggccttaaagggaacctgtcacatattTTGAGACACCTAAACCACCACCATGCCTGAGATAAAGACGTCCCTGTATGTACGGGTCCCTAAACACGCCATTCCCTGCTTCATTAATGTCCCCCATTCCGTGCTACGTCATTACAAACCAGCCTGATGACTCTTTATGGGTAATAAGTTGGTTTTCTAGGTTATGGTGCGTTGGTCAGTATATAAAGGGGTGTCCACTATTACGGCATGGCGGTGGTTTAGGGGTGCCAAACAATTATGACCAGTTCCCTTTAAAGCGTACCTCTAGTTATACTCTCCCACCTGAAGTAACATCGGCTTGGAGAGACGCTCCTGAACGCTGGGCAGTACTGGTACTGTGGCAACCGTACGATGCCTGGAGAGTTTCGTGCATGTGTCTAATTAATATGAATTGGACCCGTGCATGATACCCTACGGGCGTCGTACAGTTGCCACGGCAACAGCTCTGCACCGTGTGCAGGGGCGTCTCTCCATACCCGATGTTACTTCGGCAGGAGAGTATAACTAGAGGGACACTTTAAAAAGGTTTTCTCACTGTGACGACTCCTTTTTAGATTATGGTTGTTCCAGAGATCAACTGATCACCAAGGTTCTGGCTTCTAGACAAGGAGGGCCATACATTACTTTGGTATTACATGGTAGCCAttcaattgctaaaaaaaaacaaaaaaaaactgcactgtcTGAACAAGTCCTTCGAATCCTAAAAGCATTCCCATAAAGATGGTCCGGTGACCAATACTCTTTAACATGGCCATAGAGGTAATAAATGCATCACCTAACAAAGACAAcccctatccatatgccctattagggtatattgTCCTCATTATAGGGGTCCCCCGCTTGGCGACTATGTATTACACAGTcagccactgcagggaaaatataTAGCTGACAACAACTTCTCCCAACAAAACAGCCATACCTGTGGTGGTCGGCTAATCGCTGTCGCTGCTTCAATCCGAAAAGAGGTGGTTTCTGTGAGATCTTATGTCCTTTTagggtcagcaacctttggcacACCATcctttgtaaaactacaactcccagcatgcactcacATCCAAAGGCTCTATTATTACAGCCAAAAGCTGTCAGGGAGTACTGgagattgtagtttcacaacagctggagtgccgaagggcaTTAAAGTAAATTCCTGCAAAAcccttttaaatatttttttgtttaacacAAAACCCTTTTAAAGTTAACCGAAATTGTaatatacgtaaaaaaaaatattgtgcttcAGTCCCTCCTGCTAGCCTCTGTTGGTGCAGCACACGGCACATTAGAGAAGGACATGCTTGCTGAACACTGAAATTCCATGTGGTCTTGTACTTTAGTTTAAGGACAAAAAAAACAGTACCGGTATGGAGGTTTCTCACAGATCCAATTTTTCAGTCCCCATTGACATTTACAGCGGAGAATCCGTATCTATATGGCATCTGAAAGAACATGTCATGGTTCTTCTTCACCTGGCGGCGTCCGGTCTGCGTGTAAAAGAGGAGATATGTCTATATCTTCATAGGGAATACAGCGGTGATACAGAAGTGTTGTGTATTCCCTACGAAGGTGCTCTGTACTTGTGCAAGATGTATGGAAGGTTGCTTTGAGCCTAACATcgcgttcttaaaggggttttcccatcagagacatttatgacatatccacaggatatgtcataaatgtcagatagatgcgtgtcccacctctgggacccgcacctatctctagaacagggctccctagaccccgttctactgctctgtgttttgGCTGAAGAGTGtggtttccgaccatgaattaccgaaatagcgtagctcgtgtttccgtaagccccatagaactgaatggtagttactgaaacagcgtagctcgcatgctccaCTGCTTCCGtatctgccattcactactatgcacacagcggtagaacagggtttagggggccccgttccagagataggtgggggtcccagaggtgaaacctggatctatctgacatttaggacgtatcctgtggatatgtcataaattcactgatgggaaaacccctttaattgtggtCTTTTGGCGACAGTGGGACATAATAGTACGCCCAGTGATTGGCACAGCTACTGTAATGTACAGGCAAAATCCCACTGCAACAGTCGGAATTGGCGATAACTCTGCATCATCTAAGTAGCAGGGCGTTCCCTGTTACCCCATTGGTGCCTCGCGACACAGTCACGGTGCGCCGATTGATTGCCATGTAAGCTGGGGCCCATGGCTGTATGACTACTAGGCCGTGCCAAacgcaataatgctttgatatactaagcATACAAAAGCCTTACAGAAGTGGTCAAAGGACTGATCaaacgaaaaaaataatgaaacaaagttgaataaagtgttaatattgaaaaaaaaacaacttttttttaaataaaaaaaatgtttttattttgtaaaagtgctgAAAAACAAATTACACACACGTGGTCTTGCTGCACTTGTAAcaacccatataataataatacgttatttaacccgcacggtgagtgGCGTTCTAGCCCTCAAAACACAGTGATGAGGAAACAAAATAATCGCAGTGTCCTCATGACCCAAAATAGCTGcgacctgaaggggttaaagattgttCACACATAATCACTGAAAAGTAGACACCGCATACATCTGTCATCCGTTACTTAGTCTAAGTCTATTTACTGTGTAGTTCATCTTACCCGCAGCAGGCAACCTCGGACTGACCTTTCACCCGCACACGATAAAGTCAGACATGTTGTGTACTGGTCTATTGTTTGAGGGGTAGGTAACCTTTATTTCTCTAGGGAGTATTGCATTATTAAAAAACTACTAGTAACTACACTCCCAgtgcaaaaaaaaaccccaaaaaaacagccctcagtgAATCCACTTACATGATCTTGTATtatcacattatatcacattcTTTGTATTGGCCCTTTTAAGCTCTTAATAAtatatgtggttttttttctacagaaaTTTGGATCCTCTCACAGAAACTGTATCCTTTTGAAGTCGTTTTTAACCTACATTTGTTCTATGTGAAATGAGATTGTCATCGTGATCCCAATATAGGGAAAAATAATGGAACCTACTTTTATTGGTTAATAGATCACCTTAACAGAAGCTGCAGTATGGGATCCCTTTTTACTTACAGTATCTGGCACACTGGCCGGAATATTTCATTGTTGCCGAAGCACCTGGCGGAGAACTTATGGGTTACAGTAAGTACTTTTCTATAGCCTAATATACATGCTATGTCCTACGTAGGTATATAGGGCATATCACAATGTAGGGTATAACCCTGTCATAAGTACTACATAAAATGTGCAGATAGCTCACTCACATTGATACGTCTTGACATTTAAGAAACTTGGTGTAAAACCTGTGCTTACATAAGGCTTACATGctggatttgttgtggatttttctgcagcatttacgtccTGTGTGGACCCGGCCTAAATTTGGGACTTAttatttcctccagacatgacccaGTCAATCACATACATAGAGCAAAAGTCAAAATTGGGCCACCTTGTGGTGGTGCATGTCATGACACTCCACTATCTAGGACACTTGTTCTCCCACCACCCCTGGTAAGAGAATGGTGGCAAGACCCTCTCATCATTTCGCTTTTACCATTTGACAGTGTTATTTATACAGGGGGGTCGTCTTCAATAAGTTTGACATGGTTTTATGTCTGATCATGTGTTATAGCATAAATTAGCGTGTAATGTTGATCATGAATTTTTAAGGAATTGGAATATGTTCTTGTCTGTCTGAACACCATGACTTCaagtaaatcattctgattttgtTGCAGTCATGGGAAAAGCGGAAGGATCAGTGGCCCGAGAGGAGTGGCACGGGCACGTCACCGCGCTCTCTGTAGCTCCTGAATTCCGGCGTCTTGGTTTGGCTGCTAAACTCATGGAGCTCCTTGAGGAAATCTCTGAAAGGTGACGATTCTTCTACGTACGTTACACTGGGGGTTTTATGCTCTGTGCTAATACCCGTTTCCTCGTATTCAGGAAAGGAGGATTCTTTGTGGATCTTTTCGTCAGAGTGTCCAATCAGGTCGCAGTAAACATGTACAAGCAGCTGGGTTACAGTGTGTACAGGACGGTGATCGAGTATTACTCAGCCAGCAATGGGGAGCCAGATGAGGACGCCTATGGTGAGTAGCAAAATGTATCCTTTGTAGGTTTCATAGGTTGTTCAttgcaatctattgttctctgtgtgCAGCCATTTTGGGCTGAGGAAAGGCTGACTGTAAAAATGTAACCTATTAAAAAGGCAGCAATTTTCTTTGTTTTGCCTCAATACATTCCCATCTTTTTTAAGGTACATGTAAGCTAGCGTTTAACTACTATTATTTTTTGGAGCGTGGAGGAAAAAAATAGCcgcctttttgttttttaaagaggctctgtcaccagattttgcaacccctatctgctattgcagcagatcggcgctgcaatgtagattacagtaacgtttttatttttaaaaaactagcatttttggccaagttatgaccatttttgtatttatgcaaatgaggtttgcaaaagtccaactgggtgtgtttaaaagtaaaagtccaagtgggcgtgtattatgtgcgtacatcggggcgtttttactacttttactagctgggcgctctgacgagaagtatcatccacttctcttcagaacgcccagcttctggcagatcacgctgtgacgtcactcacaggtccggcatcgtgtcagacgagcgaggacacatcggcaccagaggctacagttgattctgcagcagcatcagcgtttgcaggtaagtagctacatggacttacctgcaaatgccgatgctgctgcagaatcatctgtagcctctggtgccgatgtgtcctcgctcgtctgacacgatgcaggacctgtgagtgacgtcacagcgtgatctctcgagaacacggctgtgtctgcactgccagaagctgggcgttctgaagagaagtggatgatacttctatacacaacgcccagctagtaaaagtagtaaaaacgccccgatgtacgcacataatacacgcccagttgtacttttacttttaaacacgcccagttgtacttttgcaagcctcatttgcataaatacaaaaatggtcataacttggccaaaaatgctagtttttttaaaaataaaaacgttactgtaatctacattgcagcgccgatctgctgcaatagcagataggggttgcaaaatctggtgacagagcctctttaagtgtccctCTAAAGTTACTCTTCCACCCGATCTGACATCGAGCACGGAGAAGTGTAACTGCACGCTAATAGGACCCGTGCACAATACTCGCTCTGAGTCGTACGGTTGCCTCGGCAACTGTACCGCCTAGTCTatgtaattctttttttattttttttcaaaagtttttatttttgggtTCCACTAGGAGACTTTcactgatttattattttttttaaatactaattTATTATTTGCTGTCAATAGGAACTTACTCATGGCAACCCTGAGGGATTTGTTAGGCTCCCAGATGCCATAGCAACCAACCGACACCTTGGGATTGGGTGACAAAGGGAGCTGTGCAGGGAGGGGTTAATGGAAATACTGACAGAATTCCAGAATATCTCTCCCTTTGGTCACTACTTTATCGCCTATATCTTTTTTTTGTCAGTTCTGATAACCCCATGAAACATTTGCAGCCATGCTTGGCAACAtttgaatccccagtcagagcgttttaAGCCCCTTCTTACCCCCGAAACACCCTAAATTTGTTTTACTAGAAACTCTCCGTCTAAAATTAGCATAAACCCCCCACCCTTTTTGAGGTCTGGTTTGAGACTGTGCCTGAAAAATGGGACTGTTGGAAAGTATGTTAGTTTACAATAAACCTGTCCTGTTGGAAAGTATATTTACAACCATACAGTCCAAAAAAGTGAAATGTATGGAAGCACCACTTACAACTGGTATATTTCAATATACTCCCAAATACAGCTATACTTTTATAGGCCTTGCACTTTAGGTTTAGTCCTCCTTTAAGAATAGGGAtcggtatgtattttttttacgtggcAACCTATGGATGAAGAGGCTTTACTTTGTGAGATTTTCCTGACCGATGTGCCGAACAGAAACTTTTACTGTGTAAAGTCTCTCTACATTGTGCTTTTGGCTTGCTGCATTCGATCTACAGTTTTATTTATTGTGCGTTCGCTTTTATGTTAATAGCCTTTGGATGCTTGCGAAATAATTTAAATGTAAGAAATCTATCAAGTCCTAGTATATGTTTGTAGTATTTCTGGTCAGACCGGATGACGTGTTTAGATGACGTGTGACGGTCATTctagtagtgtagtgttatacAATCCTGTTTATTCTTCCTTGTGTtcgattttttttctttgcagacaTGAGAAAGGCGCTTTCCAGGGACACCGATAAAAAGTCCATCATACCGGTACCGCACCCAGTCAGGCCTGAAGACATTGAATAACCTTAGCTGTGGTTCTTGGGGAAAGAAGTGAGGATTATATTTGCATATTCTGTATATTTATCACAATACTTAAACTAGTACTACAGCATTCTTTTAAAATTGCTAAAAATACTATTCTGTGGTATATTCTCCAAAAATCCACCAGGttattacactatttatataCACGCTCActgtaaggccacatgcacacgaccgtagaattcgtctgtaattacggacccattcacttctattgtccacaggcaccttcccgtatatttatgggaaggtgtccgggccgtagaaagcctccgcaaaagataggacatgtcctattttttgcttttacggactgtgctcctatactttagaaAGGGAGCACAGCCCACAAATGGGGGTGGCTGTCCGCTCcaagccgtgcccataatcacgcatTGTGATTACGGGCGTGGTTGTGTGCAGGGGGCCGAAGTCTGTCATTTATGTCCTACTTGTGCTATGTTGGCTTATAACATGGCCAGAATAACAACGTATTCGTTCAGATCTTTTAATAGTGTGCTATCCCAATGACTGTATAACTTATCGTCGAGGCGAAGAATCGTTTCTCTGCCTGCCGTATACCTATAT
This genomic stretch from Rhinoderma darwinii isolate aRhiDar2 chromosome 4, aRhiDar2.hap1, whole genome shotgun sequence harbors:
- the NAA20 gene encoding N-alpha-acetyltransferase 20, with protein sequence MTSLRAFNCDDLFRFNNINLDPLTETYGIPFYLQYLAHWPEYFIVAEAPGGELMGYIMGKAEGSVAREEWHGHVTALSVAPEFRRLGLAAKLMELLEEISERKGGFFVDLFVRVSNQVAVNMYKQLGYSVYRTVIEYYSASNGEPDEDAYDMRKALSRDTDKKSIIPVPHPVRPEDIE